The sequence TGAAAACTGCTATTATCTAAATGTTGCCTGGAAAATCCAGCAAACATTCAGACTATATTTGTGTCTGAGCCTCTAAAATCAACTGCAAAAGGAtcattaaacatttagctttaattGTAAACTTGTGTCTTTTTTCCAGTTACCTTTATGACAAGAAGCAAACTGTGAATGAGATGTGAACTAGTATGCTGTAGTCGTAAAGATTTATTGAGcacagatgtaaaaacaaaatgttaagtGAAAAACTTTAGAGAAATGTGCTGTAATAGGCATAATAAGGTATGCAAAGCAGAATAAACTGAGGTGGAATTCCAGAATAGCagagaaaatagtttttaatctagtgtattaatttaattaacacCTTACAGCACAGGAGAGTAATACGGCAGAGTTTATACTCACTGCTACGTCCAGCTGGTCCAGGGGAACAGCCTCCTCAGCAAGCAGCTGCACGGAAGAATCAACGTTGACCGTCACTGACCCGCtactcactgcaaaaacacacagtgtCTTATAGTAAGAACTTCTGAATGTGTGATTCTAGATGTGTGCATGATGGGCAAAAAGAGCAGCACATGCCCAAATACGTGTGGTCTAATAGAGTTTAACAGGATTCCTACATATTTCTCCTACTCGAAAGTCTTTGCTTTTCCATGAATCAATTAGCATAGTACTCGgtgcaaaaagacaaattaaagtttacagcGAAATGTAAACGTAAGATGCCATGCTAGGACAAGGTAATTGCAATTAatagatttgttttatgtgtttttgacAAGCATCTGTCCGGAGagggaggattttattgattcatgaCAACACCTGGGTTTTCATCGCTTTTGGGGAACcaatagacatttttaaaatgactgccACGATGCCTGGAGTACTGCAGCAAAAGTACTTGTGTAATAGCAACAGAGTAAGATCTTACCAAAGTATTTGGCAGAAGAGCCGTCGTCATTAAAGACTGTGACGACACCGGGCCTGAGCACCTGCAGGGTGGGTACGTGAGCCGGGAGGATACCGAACGCACCGGTAAGCGTGGGGACGTCAACTTGTTTCACACTGACCTCTTTGAAGAACACCTGGGAGAGAAAACGCacacataaaacaacatttatttttgtcagatgtttttttttttctttcaattatttACTAGtccttttattatttgtgatcactattttttttatgcctagCTCTGTTACTCATTAacagcatgtttgtgtttttttggtcCTGAAAACCAATTTCACATCTGTGATCCTAACCCAACCTCCTgcatatttattgtaaatacaaACTATGAGACATCTGAGCGAATTTGTTACCTTGGGcataaaattgcttttattttttaaaagatgtttgaaaaaatatctttttttttttaaaactgaaatcataCACAACAAATTGCAAGTGCTTTTGCCAAGTTTGATGATCTCTTTTTAGTCGTTTATGGCATCTTTAGTCTCATCTTTAGTGTCTTGGTTGCTACATGTCAAGCGTTTTGAACGTGTCTTAGATCTCAGTAATTCCTGAggtcaactttttttctttttttgtaaaaacaggcaaaaaataCGTTGGTTAAATTAATAGAAAGGGTTCTTCAGTGATAATGATTAAAGACAAATGACAGAACTGGCTAAAGCCACTGAATGACAGCCAGGTTAGCTATCGGAGCTATTCTCATCACAATGCTAACTTTGACCTAAGCCGTGTTTTTGACGTATTCTGCATCTGATGCAATGGCAACAAACGTGTCCAATTGGTCAAATCTGCACAACACCAGGAATATGCAGGTTAGCACTCGGTGACAATGcgttttaatttcaaaaaagTGCTGTAAATAGCAGACAGGCTAAGCTAGGCCTTGAACCTAGCTAATATCGACAACCAATACCTGTGTCGGAGAGGCGAAAGTGAAGGACATTTGCGGGGCACCGGAGACGGCTTCAGCGTAGGAGCGAGCTTGCCTCAACGCAGGGAGAGCCCGGCGGAGAAACCTTGCAGCCATCATGCTTGGAAGTTTTTATTCTATTCAAGTACAgatgaatgacaaaaaaatcccCGGCCCAAGCGTGAACGCAGTCGATGTGCGCAAGGACAAGGACGTTGGAGGTTACCCATAAGGCTTTGTGCTCGCGCAAAGACGCAAAGGACGTTGGGTAGTGTAGTTTCTTGAATTCCTCAAAAAACAatatgcagctctggaaaaaattaagagaccactgcactgaactcCACTGAAACCCTCGTGGTTATTGgacaaaatattgatttctgaattcTTCCTGAGTTAAGTACTgtattagtattgttgtttctaaattaatatgaacttgttttctttgcattactTGAGGtatgaaagcactgcatctttttcgttattttgactatttctcattttcttaaatacatgctaaatgtttgcttggaattttgaagacatgttgtcagtagttcatagagtaaaagaacaatgtttatACATTTGcaatatatatttcatttgcactttattttgCAGATGAAATGTATTAATTTGCAACTGCGAATCTACCAAGAGACAGGCCTATCCATTTACATAGACCAGTCAAATAAAAGAACCAAGCCCTACGGTAACTGAAAAACCTGTAGAGATCCTCAACCCAAAAACCATTATGAACACAGCAAACTCATAGCCTCTCGCTGCCAGGTGATGGCGCCAAAATTCCTTTATTGGCAACATAAACCATGGACCCACAaggttattttttataattgaGAAACACGGTTGAGTTGGCAGATATTGGAGCATGT comes from Gambusia affinis linkage group LG10, SWU_Gaff_1.0, whole genome shotgun sequence and encodes:
- the atp5f1d gene encoding ATP synthase subunit delta, mitochondrial; translated protein: MMAARFLRRALPALRQARSYAEAVSGAPQMSFTFASPTQVFFKEVSVKQVDVPTLTGAFGILPAHVPTLQVLRPGVVTVFNDDGSSAKYFVSSGSVTVNVDSSVQLLAEEAVPLDQLDVAAAKANLEKALSELAGAADEAARAEVQISIEANEAIVKALE